tctcgttagaaaattttaatgtttgggtagtcaattaagtgaaaaggactaaattgaaaagggtgtaaaggttactagaaggattaaatagctcaattattaaatgatgagggacataaattgaaaataagcccaaaaagagatttttgggcggcataagctgagaaaaatcaggagaattggtgaaataagggtaaaatgggaaaataacaaattttactaacataaaaatgggaccaaattagaatatctagaattctctttatttttctgcattctcatcagtcAAAAATAtcctaagggtttattcaagctggttttcataattttgcaccaagtgagttaatccttacctttatcttgtaattttatgtttctaagacttttacaactaggtcctattattaaattcattagttttgattttatgaatgaaattgaaagtttctatgaatatgtactggaattttatgatgaaatagcatgaaattgaagctttaatttgtttatgagatgattttattaggtaatttcaatagaaattgatttgtaggacctaattgtaaaaagtttggaattaatgtctagtgctaaaattatgatttccaaaggttataaattagtttaaattgatagaataaagtggtaattgagaaaaataagctcaattgagaggttaattgagcagggatgaaattaccatttattgaaagcttaggggaaaaatggtaattaacagcAGTAGtagtctaattttgaaaaatcaccaaaaattgtagagattgaattagaaaatgaataaaaatgaaattaaatcttattgagtctagtttcttataaaagaaacggtgtaagcaatggaactgtaaatcatgagatataatagatttcgtgagacaaggtcagaatgaatttgggttcccctgttctgattttggaaaatcataaaaaaattggagaaaaataattaagggcttaaatttatatgtttaaaatctttaatgaatctattttcaaaagaaacaaacaagaacatcatctgaattctgtacaatgagataattaatttttagtgaagaggggtcgaaactgtcgaacagtgaaataggggaaatttaaagaataaaatgtacttattggctaaacaaaaaattctgaaaattttatggtaagaagatatgtgagtctagtttcgggaaaaattagcggatcttaatttggagttccgtagctcaagatataaataatttagtaactataactcagtgagacagctttgaatgcactataaataataatggaattatagagaatgttacatatgaacatgaaatgtagtagattaatgattaaatttatttatttagatccaaaaaattcaaatacgaagctagatcgtggaaaagaaaaagttcgggattagtagatttttatttacgaacaagtatcgaggtaagttcgtgtaacttgaattatattcttaaatgcttgaaatatatttttcttgatgtgaatatgatttggatgtttattgtatgataattgatgaagtattgatattcttgatgaaaagagaaaataaatcccgttgaatggaaggaaaattcgatggatctttgAAAAGGAATTAACGGTAAAaaggatttagcccggacgggtgatcctattctgatatagccctcccgaagaatatgtggaaaatggatttagcccggacaggtaatccgaattagggtctgaatttagcctggactggtaattcagatccaagctcattagagtaattgtcattgcaggggatttagcctggactagtaatcccgacaatactctatgagtttatattacaggagatttagcctggactggtaatcccgctgtaaggatgaggttcgcgggagtgtgctctctgaaatggaaatgtgcgcacatgaatatgaattgatgtacccggatttgtacactaaagtgtacctctgaaaatccatcgaaattctgagaaattcaacgggataaatatgaaaatataacaagggaatggaaatcatggaattgatgaactcatcaatcatggtatatattattgatacatggaaattattggactaatttgaatgttgagtttgtgcatgataggggaataatgtattgaatgggtgtatgaatgtttattgcattgtattgaaaatattaggtaagtataatttttgttacatgaacttactaagcacaaagtgcttaccctgtttctttttcccctgttttgtagtgttaagagctcgaaGGTCGAATTCGGTCATAGACGtgtcacactatcaacctcaagatctcggtatataaagaaactttattttgaaaatcaatggcatgtataagctagtaaagtaaatgttaatgtgaaatgaatgtatggttagccattggtatggctaacaaattttggttttggtatgtgatgaagttatcttatgaatacattaaatctatcttgaaaatatgttgaaatggattggctgtgttggattggtctcggtttaaaattgtaGGGAAAATTAGATacttataaaggggttatattaaGTTCAAAAAAAAGACTTTgggattttgcaaaaaatttcttatggtttcgatttaatctcGGTTTGGTCctgatgtatgttttgggcttcggaggcccatccaagggacgtcatgacatgtttcgataaatgaatagtatttaactcgtaataacgaaaaatttattcggtaaaaattggtaatgcctcataccctatttcggcgatgaatacgggtagggggtattacactCATTTACATCATAAGCAGAATTTCATAAAATACATCACATAAGCTTTAGACTCTCTCATATAATCATGAACCTTTCCATTTAGTCACTTACCAttccattccttttcttacccgttgaacccTCTAGAATTTCATTAGATACTTGGGAAAGCTTACACAAAGTGTGCCTTTATATATAaccataacctttcctttacatcattgctcacacgagctatgaaatgggcctgctcacacgagttattggtcagaatgtaagctacacgatgctattcacacgagctgtggagaatctgcaacaaatgcaaggcctcagccatcggtaggacattcaagactagcacatgaaacatgaaatccctaatgacatgtcatttgtattctaaaaattcctaaggttcaaccgaggCTAGATATCCATTAATTCATTATAGCATTGATACGTTTATATATATCGATTctatttacattaaaaatacataataaacaTTCCATTTAGATAATATTACAGTaattacagttcatacgaatTTACCTAACTAAATTGCAGCAATGACTAAGTACAaaggctatttggtaattttcttttctcctcgattttccactcattcttgatctaaaataataattccattcaattcattaacTCTATcagaaaaatcaattcattttatgcaattaagtcctttttgacatttttacaaaattaccctcaatattttacttttatacaatttagtccttaagttcaaaatatgaaaattaaccattttattcaattaatcacATTCcagcatttaaaataattaatttagattataacccataataatgaaaatttacaaaattaccctcaaaGTTTAcccttttgcaatttagtccctaaactcaaatttgcaatttcatcattttaattaaaattcatgcaaaccaatttttacctatttttataacagcccatatttatcatccatttaaaatattttcctttaattttaccattttcataaataagtcattataccttaaaatcatcaaaatttacttaataaaatatgtctatttaaaaaaaaagcttaaaaatctatcataAACTTTCAAAAACATCTCAAACTCATCCATAGcacattataaaacatttaataatttcaaaaacagAGATACGGGTTAGCTGGGTCTAAttgcaacgatttcaaaaacataaaaattataagaaataaatgaaaaatgaactTACATGCATCAATTTGGAGCTTGGCCGACTCTTCACTCAAAAAACATGGCttccttcattatttttttcggttggagaagaagagaagaaaagatagcttttgttttatttattttatttatcaaattacctttttacccttaagattttaatttaaaaatttacaaagcaagtccataattgtccactataaatatgcatatttaccatttaagtccattaattCACCTTTTCAAAGCTAATTGATCCAATTAACTAATAGAAATTAACTTTtgcaacttttgcaatttagtccttttcaattaattaactatctaaacattaaattttcttaatgaaactttaataaaaccttaatagCACTCcatgaatatttaataaaatatttatgattcagtttatagaaacgaggtctcgatacctcattttctaaaactattTGACTTTAGGTCATACCACTtaaacctaattattcattcaaataacataattttccaattcaaaatttattttaatactataattgactcgtaaatattaaataataatatttacgggttcgcttgtcaaatttgtggccccgaaactactgttttcgacaccattgaaaaacaggctgttacaaattttagtttatttttagaaaatttaagattattatgaattttatagtattttttacttaaaaattcaaaattccttaaaatattaaaattttcataaaaataaaaacaaaattcctaaaattttaaaaaccataaaatttttaaaaattttcataagaattctaaaatttctaaaacctaaaattccaaacaaactagtataaaataaaaggcagagaataaagaacaaagaacataAGAGAGAAAAGGAgagcgtattttattgatcaatcgaaatatttacaaaacttCTCCaaactctctatttatagacgtaagaagtataaatgaagttttaatgactattagaatttaaagtacatcaaaactcaTCTTGATATTGATGGACATttacttaataagatattcataacacaaacatattttttagattttatgattttttaatttttttgaagttttacttataatttttagatgttattttgataattttcaaaaataaaataaaataaaaatccccaaaatattaaaattcaggaaattattaaaaataagaaaaataattatctatttgaaaataatcatatatataattaaaattacaagtatgtgaaacttcaaaaaaatcataaaattaaaataaatccatttgttttgaatttaaggttttataaaatgttagaattttatgaaaaatttaaaatttatgtattgttttgagagaattttatgaaatttttaaaatttatgtattgttttgagaaaatttagggtttttttgtattttatgattttttgatattttaaaaggaattttaagttttcttaagtaaaaataccataaaattctaaaaaattcataatattctaaaatttaaaagcataaaattcccaataaatatatattattaattttatgaacttttttatgttttgcatgcttataatttaaattttttaataatagattattttttagtttttataatttatgagttttaaggACTTTTGGGtgttgaatttttaatgatttttttcgtttttataattttagcaattttatgttttttcccCTTAACACGTGGTAGTGTTTCATTggttggtttaattttttaacaaaaatttgggTGGGTAACAGGGATTAAGAGCAGGGGCCAAACtgataacaaaaataaagtataagggtcaaattgataaaaatagtACAGgtactaaaatgataatttagctATAGTACAAGGGCCAAAAGTAGTATTAAGCCGAAAAACAAAGTTTATTTCTAGCCCAACTGGCAGATGATATTTTCTTTGCATCTTGTTTGATTTTTAAAGTGGCCAACGAGAAAGTTAACCCCATAAATCTATCCCATAAATCTATCCCAGTATAAGGTTGATCAAGCCCagcaaaaagggaaaatattaGTGGACAAAATTAAAGCCCAGGAATAACAAACAACCCATGATTGCAATGCCCATGAACGATATCATGAGTTGCCGACATTGGAGCCGGTGGCAACCGGAAAGTTAAAAACATTTCACCGTTTTTGTTTGCACTAATCTTAGCAGtcacttttatattttctttacacCTAAGTTCGTCGGCAGTCGTTCTTCAAGACACACTCCGTTGGAGCTGCTTAGAAGCTAGTAGTATTGTTGTAAGCTTAGTTCATCTCTTTCTTTGCCGTGTTTCATTTTTAGACTGCAACTTTCTCTTCTTTCCCCCTCTCTTGTAAGTTAAGCAGATTTTATGTTGCTATAGTgatttgggtttttctttttctgttttattcttttttacagAAAGAAGTGTTGCATTTGATGAAttgggtatcgatatttctatggtttttttgctcttttttgtCCAAAAGAAGTTGCTTTTTCAACCGAGGATTGCATTTAGGTAAGCAATTCTCTTGCCCAAATAGTGAAGACATTGTATTCAGAGCGATTTGTGTTAATTTAAAGCATAGAAGATGGAAATTCTTGGATCAAGTGTTCCCAAGTCTTACAAATGCATTGGTGAGTCGTGTTGTTGGCGAGTTTCAGAACTCACCTGAGTTAGCCTTGGAATTTTACGATTGGTTTGGGGAGAAAAAAGGGTTCCCACTCTCATTGACATCGCGTTGTGCTCTAATTCATGTGTTGGTCAAGTCGAGGCGATTCGATGATGCGTTGTCTATAATGGAGAAATTAATACATGTAGATGGAATGACCCCAATGGAAGTTTTGGATGGTTTGTTGGATAGTTATGAAATTTGTAAGTCATGTCCAGCCGTCTTTGATGCATTGGTTAGAGCTTGCACTCGATGTGGTGCAACCGAAGGTGCTTACTTAGTTATTAAGAAGTTGAGAATGGAGGGCCGTCTTGTTACTATTCATGCTTGGAATAATTTTTTGAGTCAACTATTGAAGTTAAATGAAATTGTTAGATTTTGGAACATGTATAAGGAAATAATTTCTTACGGGTATATTGAGAATTTGAATACTTTTAACTTGGTTGTATATGCTCTTTGTAAGGAATGTAAATTGCTAGAAGCTATTTCGACATTTTATCGGATGTTGAAGAGTGGGATCCTGCCTAATATTGTTACTTTCAACATGATAATAGATGGAGCTTGTAGGGTGGGTGGCATAGAGCTTGCTTTGAAGCTAGTTGAAAAGATGGGAGTAATGTCAGAGAACTTTGTTTCGCCCAACACCGTAACTTATAATTCTATCATTAACGGGTTTTGCAAATTAGGGAAAGTTGCGTTTGCAGAAGAAGTCCTTAATGATATGATTAAGGCAGGTGTCAAGCCTGATGTAAGGTCTTATGCAGCAATGATAGATGGTTATGCACGAGGAGGGTGTTTGGAGGAGGCATTAAGATTGTGTGATGAAATGGCGGAAAGGGGCTTGATGCCTAATACAGTTGTTTATAATTCAATCCTCCATTGGCTTTACTCAGAAGGTGATATCGGGGGATCTTCTTTAGTATTATCGGACATGATTGACAAGCATGTATTCCCTGATCAATTCACTTACTCTACTGTTATACAGGGGCTTTGCAGAAATGGATATGTGATGCAagcttttaaatttcattgcCAGATTATGGAAAAGAATGTCATTGAAGACACATTCTCACACAATATTCTCATCAATTACCTTTGTAAAAGCAATGATTTATCAGGAGCCATGCAACTTGTGGGTAGCATGTTCATCCGTGGTTTAATTCCAGACTTGGTCACCTATGGTGCTTTAATTGATGGGTATTGCAAGGAAGGGAAACTAGGAAGTGCTGTTTGGGTCTACGAAAAGATGAAGGTGGAGAAAAAGCCCAACATAGTGATATATAACTCTATTCTTAATGGATTGTGCAAGGAGATGTCAATGGATGCTGCAAGACGGATGATAGATTCGTTAAAGAGTCTGGGTTTACCTGATGCTATAACATATAATACTCTCATTAACGGTTATTTCAGCTGTGGTAATATGGATGAGGCATTTTCTCTGTTAATGGAGATGCGAAAGGTAGGGAGGTTTGTAAACACAGTAACTTACAATACATTGATAAACTTTCTTTGCAAGTGTGGGTGCATTCAACAAGCAAAAGAACTAACGAAGAGAATGGTTCTAGAGGGCCTGATTCCTGATTTTATAACATACACGATGCTCATTACATGTTCTGCTAAGAATTGTAGCGCAGATGAAGTTATTGAATTGCATGACTCCATGGTGCTTAACGGAGTGGTTCCTTACCGACAGACGTATCAAGCTATTGTCAGACCCCTCCTTGGGGAAGAAAATGAGGAGACAagagtttagtttttatattttcttactCATGTTAGTTCAGTTGCCTTTGATTTTTCCCCCCCTTCATTCTTATTCATTGTCATCAGATAATGAACAACCGAGAACTTTTTCTTTATGTCAAATAAATATAGAGATTTCGCCTATGGTGTGGATTGTAGCCAATTATGCAGCTGTCGAACACGACAGGTTGCTAATTTATGCCATTGTATGTATTATTATGTGAAATTTTCTACTCGAAAATCAGTTTTAGGAAAAGATGATGTTATGATGATTGTTTCT
This genomic stretch from Gossypium raimondii isolate GPD5lz chromosome 6, ASM2569854v1, whole genome shotgun sequence harbors:
- the LOC105772956 gene encoding pentatricopeptide repeat-containing protein At1g11710, mitochondrial; this translates as MNWVSIFLWFFCSFLSKRSCFFNRGLHLGKQFSCPNSEDIVFRAICVNLKHRRWKFLDQVFPSLTNALVSRVVGEFQNSPELALEFYDWFGEKKGFPLSLTSRCALIHVLVKSRRFDDALSIMEKLIHVDGMTPMEVLDGLLDSYEICKSCPAVFDALVRACTRCGATEGAYLVIKKLRMEGRLVTIHAWNNFLSQLLKLNEIVRFWNMYKEIISYGYIENLNTFNLVVYALCKECKLLEAISTFYRMLKSGILPNIVTFNMIIDGACRVGGIELALKLVEKMGVMSENFVSPNTVTYNSIINGFCKLGKVAFAEEVLNDMIKAGVKPDVRSYAAMIDGYARGGCLEEALRLCDEMAERGLMPNTVVYNSILHWLYSEGDIGGSSLVLSDMIDKHVFPDQFTYSTVIQGLCRNGYVMQAFKFHCQIMEKNVIEDTFSHNILINYLCKSNDLSGAMQLVGSMFIRGLIPDLVTYGALIDGYCKEGKLGSAVWVYEKMKVEKKPNIVIYNSILNGLCKEMSMDAARRMIDSLKSLGLPDAITYNTLINGYFSCGNMDEAFSLLMEMRKVGRFVNTVTYNTLINFLCKCGCIQQAKELTKRMVLEGLIPDFITYTMLITCSAKNCSADEVIELHDSMVLNGVVPYRQTYQAIVRPLLGEENEETRV